The following coding sequences are from one Lolium rigidum isolate FL_2022 chromosome 6, APGP_CSIRO_Lrig_0.1, whole genome shotgun sequence window:
- the LOC124664185 gene encoding probable glutathione S-transferase GSTU6 — translation MAGERGGEEVTLLGHWGSPYVIRVRLALYLNGVPYTYVEEDLRNKSDLLLRSNPVHQTVPVLIHSGRPVCESQVILQYIDEVFVAGSGSASSDFSLLPTDPHERAVARFWAAYVDDEIGAPWDKAFRSGTEEERAEWMGKVAAAVPGLELGLRECTDGGRNGCFFGGAGGVGYVDVVLGGVAPYVHAMEKVSGLRLFDADKTPMLAAWLERFGELEVARAVLPDVDRVVGYVRMIHEKNAAKGAE, via the coding sequence ATGGCCggagaaagaggaggagaggaggtgaCGCTGCTGGGCCACTGGGGGAGCCCGTACGTGATCCGGGTCCGGCTAGCCCTCTACCTCAACGGCGTTCCCTACACCTACGTCGAGGAGGACCTGCGCAACAAGAGCGACCTCCTCCTGCGCTCCAACCCCGTCCACCAGAccgtgccagtgctcatccacagCGGCCGCCCCGTCTGCGAGTCCCAGGTCATCCTCCAGTACATCGACGAGGTCTTCGTCGCCGGCAGCGGCTCGGCGTCATCGGATTTCTCCCTCCTCCCCACCGACCCTCACGAGCGAGCCGTCGCCCGCTTCTGGGCGGCCTACGTGGACGACGAGATCGGCGCGCCGTGGGACAAGGCGTTCAGGTCGGGgacggaggaggagagggcgGAGTGGATGGgcaaggtggcggcggcggtgccggGTCTGGAGCTGGGGCTGAGGGAGTGCACCGACGGAGGGAGGAATGGATGCTTCTTCGGCGGCGCCGGTGGAGTCGGCTACGTCGACGTCGTGCTCGGCGGCGTGGCGCCGTACGTGCACGCGATGGAGAAGGTCTCCGGCTTGAGGCTGTTTGATGCCGACAAGACGCCGATGCTGGCGGCGTGGCTGGAGCGGTTCGGCGAGCTCGAGGTCGCCAGGGCCGTGCTCCCGGACGTCGACCGGGTGGTGGGGTACGTCAGGATGATACACGAGAAGAATGCCGCAAAGGGTGCAGAGTGA
- the LOC124660093 gene encoding xyloglucan galactosyltransferase KATAMARI1 homolog, whose amino-acid sequence MKPFSRSTTKRGVRPSPTFSLPEKGAYDTDQFMLGMIFHARMRQHECLTADPTVADAVYVPFYAGFDAAMNQDNSDLTVRDALPQDMADWLVRRPEWRAMGGRDHFMLVGRCTWDFLRGPDGGWGNALMTYPAIRNMTVLSVEASPWHGNDFAVPFPSHFHPSSDAEVIAWQDRMRRLERRRLWCFAGYSRPSSKRTVRAQIMEQCGRSSRCAMLGGEAAATPGNYSPGHAMRLLESAEFCLQPRGDGFTRKSTFDAILAGCIPVFFHPVSAYLQYMWHLPRDYRSYSVFIPRDDLVGGRNLSIEEVLRKIPPEQVARMREEVIRLIPTVMYRDPAAKGMQFKDAFDVAIERVIDRVAKRRRAVAERRDSYQDGVDGDYSWKYDLLEDGQKDIGPHEFDPYVAT is encoded by the exons ATGAAGCCCTTCTCGCGAAGCACGACGAAGAGAGGCGTCCGGCCGTCCCCGACATT ctcGCTCCCGGAGAAGGGAGCCTACGACACCGACCAGTTCATGCTGGGCATGATCTTCCACGCGCGGATGAGGCAGCATGAGTGCCTCACCGCCGACCCTACCGTCGCCGACGCGGTGTACGTCCCGTTCTACGCCGGGTTCGATGCGGCGATGAACCAGGACAACAGCGACCTAACGGTGCGGGATGCGCTGCCGCAGGACATGGCGGACTGGCTGGTGCGGCGGCCGGAGTGGCGCGCCATGGGGGGCCGCGACCACTTCATGCTAGTCGGGCGGTGCACGTGGGACTTCCTCCGCGGCCCCGACGGAGGCTGGGGCAACGCGCTGATGACCTACCCTGCCATCCGCAACATGACGGTGCTCTCCGTGGAGGCCAGCCCGTGGCACGGCAACGACTTCGCCGTGCCGTTCCCGTCGCACTTCCACCCCTCCTCCGACGCAGAAGTCATCGCCTGGCAAGACCGCATGCGCCGGCTGGAGCGCCGGCGGCTCTGGTGCTTCGCCGGCTACTCCCGGCCCAGCAGCAAGAGGACCGTGCGCGCGCAGATCATGGAGCAGTGCGGCAGGTCGAGCCGCTGCGCCATGCTAGGCGGCGAAGCGGCTGCGACGCCGGGGAACTACTCGCCCGGCCATGCCATGCGGCTGCTGGAGAGCGCCGAGTTCTGCCTGCAGCCGCGCGGAGACGGGTTCACGCGCAAGTCCACCTTCGACGCCATCCTCGCCGGCTGCATCCCGGTCTTCTTCCACCCGGTGTCGGCGTACCTCCAGTACATGTGGCACCTGCCCAGGGACTATAGGAGCTACTCGGTGTTCATCCCCCGGGACGACTTGGTCGGCGGCCGGAACCTGAGCATCGAGGAGGTGCTCAGGAAGATACCGCCGGAGCAGGTGGCGCGGATGCGGGAGGAGGTCATCCGGCTCATACCCACCGTGATGTACAGAGACCCGGCGGCGAAGGGCATGCAGTTCAAGGACGCGTTCGATGTCGCCATTGAACGGGTCATCGACCGGGTGGCCAAGCGCCGCCGCGCAGTGGCCGAGCGACGGGATTCGTATCAGGACGGCGTCGACGGCGACTACAGCTGGAAGTACGACTTGCTTGAGGATGGCCAGAAGGATATAGGCCCTCACGAGTTTGATCCATATGTGGCCACGTAA